The segment CTCGAACAGGTTTTGAGAGCCCTACATAGCTCTATGTcagcttctttttctctggCTCTTTTTCCAGCATCACATACCTGAAAGAGAATACAAAATTCTCCCCGTGTCATTGTTGAAAATGTACACTGCTCCGTTTTGGTGACCGCTGGCAGTGTATTTGCCGTCTCTACTGAGATCGACGCTCATGCCAAAGCTGCCTGACCCAGCGCTTCCTGTTTCATATTCCATAATCTTGGCGTTTTTCTCGTCTGTAATATCCCAGACGTTGATACGTCCGTCATTTGTTGTGCTGGCCAGATATGACCCATCCTCGCTGAGTGCTACCGCCCACACCTCACCTGGTTTGACTGCCGGTCCAGTGATTTCGCCGCTGTTTGACCACTCGCCAGTGTCTTGGTTTAACGCCCAAAGTTTCACCTCTCCTCCGAAGCCTACACTTGCTGCAACCTTTCCATTTCTTGATGCGCTGATGTGGTGGCAACCGAGTTTGTGCGCGTTAGGGATGGACTGCTTCAAAGGGAATGAAGGGTCTGTTGTGTCGTGCACATGGAGCGTTGATGATCCACCGGCTGACAGTACCGCCTTCGGTGTCGTAGCTATTGAAAATATATCCGTAATATGAGCTATAACACTTGGTGTTAGCTACTAGTGTGGAAAAGTGCGTCCCAACCTCGCGACTTCAGTGATGGCGGGGCAGTGTGCAGGCATACCATCATCCACAGTATGGGTTGTCAGATACTGCTTCGACTACATGTTATGGTCAGTAGTTGCGCGAAAGTCAAAAGTGTGAGAGGTGCTCACCATCTTCTCTAACACGGGTGACCACAACGCTTGGCGTGCCGTGATCTTGAGTTGGATGTAGGAGGATGCTTTTGACATCGGTCATGGTGGGGCAGGATTTTGTACGGTCGAGGCTATGGGTTAAGCTACAACCTGGGCTCTCATCCCACAACAGTATTCTGCACCTTACCTGTATTACGAGGCTGACAGATATTTTAAACATATTCCCTCGTTTAAACTACAAATAAAAGCAACTCCTAAGTTTATTAATGACGTCGGCAAAATGGGTACAGGATGCAAACCCTTGCTTTTCAGGTTAAATCGTAAAGTCCACCAAAAGTCGAAAATGATTGTTTTTTATCTGCAGTATCTATATACAGTATACAAGGCTATCCTAGCCAAACGCCAATAGCATGCAGACCTGACTGAAATTGATATACAAGGCTTTTGATACAGTTGTCACATGAATCCCCTCTATCCTCCCATCTGCCTAAAAGGGTTTGTTCGTCGGGTAGTCGTCACGCCATATCCTTCTCATGTCTGGCGATATCGTTAGCATATgcaaaaaaaggcaaaaacTCGTACCAACGCACCTTCGAGACATCTCTGGCATAGTCGGTGCGTTCTCTTGGTCTCTCCACAGCCAGGGCATTTGCACAGGCTGTTCACATCCTTCAGAGCCTTGCCAGCCATTTGTCTGTGTCGCTTACGAGAATGTGACACTTTGTTCTTGGGTACCGCGCGTAGAACTGATTCCCAAATGTCGCCCAGCAAGGTGGGAATGTTCAAGCTGACTCCCGGCACAGCAACCGAGAGTGTAGGGAAGAGTCGGGGGTTGAAGAATCGGGTATAGAACGTAGCCCAGCGTGGAGCAGAGGCAACTGTCGGGAAGGGCAGACGGGAAAGCATTGATACAGTAGCAGCAGCCATCTTTGAGAATTATTGAAGCCGGACAGACTTCACGTCGATTCGAGATGGTAGTCGATGAGTATGTGGTCGCTGGTGATCGGGAGACTCGAGGATTTCTTGATGACCAAGCAATGATACTAAATGATTCACGTCTGCAGGTCCTCGCAAGTATCGTTCCAGTATCGTTGGGCCAGATCTTGAAGCTCTCACAACTTTATTTGTCAGCCCACCACATCGCAAATTCGCGTGTCACTTCCATCAAAAGTCTGCCGAAAGCTTTCTCTGTGGTGGCTTTGGTCAATCATTGCCGGCCAATCAAGTACCTCCAATGCACTGACCGAATGTGGGTCAACTGCAAGCTCCAGAGGCAATGTCCCCAGATGCCCCTTCCCCCTTTCTTAGTCCCTGTACCTTCTTTGGGTCATTGAAATTATCGCTTTGGATTGGCAGGGACGCCAAGTCAGCCAAGCGCCCCGAAAGTTACCCCTTCTCTGGATCTGTCAACGACCACCTCCAAAACTCCAGTCGACTTGCACTCTATCCTTGACCGTGCACGTCTGCCGTCGTATTTCGCAGTCTTTCGTCCATCCTGCAGAGTTCCTCCAGATTTCTTGGAATAGGGTCCAGATTTTTACGTCTCGATTTCAACAGCCATCGCCGTACCTCCTTAGTGCATCTGGTGTCCCCCCGCCTACTAGATCTACACAATGGCTGCCGCGAACACCATCTTCCCCAAGAGCCACGTCGGTTTCGACAGCATTACTTCCCAGATTGAGAAGAAGCTGTTGAAGCGTGGTTTCCAGTTTAACGTTATTTGCGTTGGTACGTGGCGAGGGTGAACCCGGGAGCTGGACAGATTGCGGAAATAAAGCTAACCCTTTGTTATCTCTGAAGGCCAGACTGGTCTGGGCAAGTCAACCCTGATCAACACCATCTTCGCTTCGCACCTCATCGACTCCAAGGGTCGTCTGCAGCCTGATGAGACTATTCGCTCTACCACCGAGATTCAGAGCGTTTCCCACATCATTGAGGAGAACGGCGTTCGATTGAGACTCAACATTGTCGATACCCCCGGTTATGGCGACCTGGTCAACAACGACCGCTGCTGGGACCCCATTGTCAAGTATATCAAGGACCAGCACTCCGCCTACCTACGAAAGGAGCTCACTGCTCAGCGAGAACGCTATATTCAGGACACCCGCATTCATTGCTGCTTGTTCTTCATCCAGCCTTCAGGCCACTCACTGAAGCCCATTGATATTGTtgtcttgaagaagctgtCCGATGTCGTCAACGTCGTTCCCGTCATTGCCAAAGCCGATACATTGACGGTTGAGGAGCGCCAGGCTTTCAAGGAACGCATCAAGGAGGAATTTTCTTTCCACAACCTTAAGATGTACCCATATGACAATGAAGAGTTTGATGATGAGGAGCGTTCCCTGAACGGGCAGATCAAGGTAAGTTTTGCTAAATGTTGGACGGAAACAACAGAATCTAAATTATGAAATAGGGTCTCGTTCcatttgctgttgttggctcCGAAAAGTCCATTATGATTGATGGCAAGCAGGTCCGCGGTCGCCAGAATCGATGGGGTGTCATCAacgtcgaggacgagaacCATTGCGAATTTGTTTACCTCCGCAACTTCCTTCTCCGAACCCATCTCCAGGATCTTATCGAGACTACTTCTCAGATCCATTACGAGACCTTCCGTGCGAAGCAGCTGTTGGCCCTCAAGGAGAGCAGTGCGCATGGTGGCGGCGCAAGCAGCAGACCCATCAGCCCTGCTGCAGACCGAGAATTGAGCCGCAGCTCGCAAAGAATGGCCATGAATGGCTACTAAGCCAATGTTTCTGCTTGATCTTGTACTGGCGAGGGAGCAACGGCGTCTCTTGGCAGCTTAAGGGGGCTTGCGGCCGACTATTTTCTTACGAACTTAAATATTTCTCACGGTGTCATGTGGAAGCAAAAAGGGCAGTGATATCCTTTGTCTGGGGAGGGTTGGTCACATCGTCATATTGTGGTGCGACCTAGGACTTGCCAGCAAGAGCCTTTGTTTGGTTTTATAAAGGGGTTGTGGGTGGCGCCTAGCAGAAAGGCAGAGATATGACCAACCTACGGATCCGGAGCAATCAGTCTCGATATGCCAGAATCGAGCCGGGTTGAGTTGATGTGAGCTCTGGCACCGAATTTAATGGCCCCCCGCAATTCATGGGCCCAAGTCTATTTTATACGTGTTTTTATTGTCTTTACTAGCACTCACCTCGAGCTCTTTTTACCATTTCTTAGTCTTTAATCAGACCTCATACCTTGCACGCCAAGTATAGCTAAAGTTGGCTTCGTCACCCGAGAAAATGAAACGCTGTATGGGGGAAAAAATATTGACTCCCTGCAAGCTTGGGCTGTGTGACAGGTTTTGTCTATGCATCTTATATACATCTAGAGCATTGCATAAATCTTGTTGTAAGGTACATTGTGTATTGGCTCCTTCTGATGTAAGTGCCATGCCTATTATTACTTCACGCTTTTGAAACGTCGTGTTCGTACCAGTATATATCATCTCTAGCGTATCGTTCGTCAGGGTCATTAATCCGAGGATTGGTAGATGTACTCCTCAAGCTCATTGTAAGCCTTGTCGAGATCATCATTGATAATGATCTTGTCATGAACACCCGGAGTCTTGGAAAACTCAAGTTCATTGTTCGCCTGGTTCAGTCTCTTCTGGATACTTGCCTCGTTCTCGGTGCCACGGCCCCGGAGACGCGCTTCCAGGGTCTCGAGCGACGGAGGAGCAATAAAAATATACCGAGCAGCGATGCTGGATTGCTTAATCTGCTTAACCCCCTACTCTTCAAGTCAGCATGCGCCCCTCAATCAGCATCCCGCGTTCATTCTTGATTGAATAGACGAACCTCCATTTCGATATCGAGCAACACAACCTTTCCCTTCTTAGTTTGATCCTCAATAGTCATCTTGCTCGTTCCATAGCGATTGCCCCCAAATTGGGCGTGCTCCACGAACCCGTCCTTGGCAATGAGATCTTCAAAGTCGCCCATAGACACGTAGTGGTAGTCCACACCGTTGGCTTCGCCGGGCCGTGGGGTGCGAGTGGTGTGCGAGACGGACAGGCAGAATGTGTCTGGGTGTTGGGCGAAGAGACGGTTGTACAGCGTGCCTTTGCCGACGCCTGATGGGCCGGAGATGATGATTGGGCGGCGGTCCAGCGGTGCTGGTGAAGGTTAGCCGCCATGGATGTTCTATTGGGTGATGACAGCTCTGCACGTACGAGTGGCCATTGTAAGGAATTGGCGGCAGTTGTGGGCTCGGGTAGTTTGGACTATTAGGGCGCCGAATATGCGGTGGACGCGGGGCATGAGAATGATATGACAATGGTTGTACAGATCTGGAGAATGGACTGAATGATGGTTGTTTTTTTTGGTCGGCAGCGGTACCTGGTTTGACGTGGGTGTCTGGATTGGGAAAGCGGTCTGTGAACTCGAGTGCCCCTCCAACTTGGGGATTGGGATGATGGCATGGGGGCTTAGCATGACATTCCAACGAGATGGCACCTTGCTTTCTCGATTCCAGCGCGGATGGCTCTTTCCCTCCGTTTATCCTCCACAACCATGATTCTTGAATGAATACCTACTACATACTATGTACCTACTTAATACTTAGAGGTAGTCATCGGTGCGCAGGGCGATAACAGGccaaagtacggagtaatactATAGACTCCTTCCCTCCCTCCAAGATCCTTGTCGCTAGGCATGATCCCAGTCATATAACTTACATAGATTGTCTCTTAGGTTGGCCTGCTATAGGGTAGCACCCAAGTTTATCGTGACATTATCCTCGGCTAGCCATTATGTCGCCCAGCTTCGACGTTGCATTGATGTCTATGTTTATTCCCAAGTCACTTGGTGTATTGATGAGAGGGTGCATTTTGGGAGTGCTAACATGCAAGAGGACCCATGTGGTAAAATCCTGTCTTCTGCACTGGAGGCTTAGTATCCATATGAActacatatatatgtatattgCCCTGAGATCTCGTCAAAAACACAGCCTCAAACTCCACGCCATTGGAGTCGCGCAAGGTATTCAGGTTTCGTCACAGTGGCTGAGTCCTGGCCTCTGTCGCGGTGACTTAGCGCTGTATGGGTCTTCGGAGTGGTCATGTTGTTCAGCCGGCTGTTTGTGCTGTCAACAGGCTGTTGAAGTCTACACCACAACATGGGACCAATGCCCCAAGTGTCCATGATTGACAAATAAACCTCGACCCAATACGGTGACTTTGGGAAAGTAGCGAAACGGAAGACCGGCAGACAAAAGCGTGTCGGGCTGCCAGAGTTCCAGTCGGCGAAATACAAGGGCGGCGTGATGGCAACGCAGGGTTATTTCGTGCTTGTTTGCGGGGCGCTCACCGTCATTGAAGCTCATGAGAATGGACGTGAAGGAAAAAAATcagcgtacggagtacccgGGTCGAGTGGCACGTCCCCTGGACACGGGTTGATAATTGCTGGGTCGGGTGTGGCTGAGCAACGTTGAAGGGGCTCtaggccaacattgaacttcTTCAACGATGTTGGTGAATATCACGGCGGTTGTATTAGGTCTATCCAGAGCATTAGACGGGTCAAGGGCAGCGAGAGTGGACAATCATTGTATTGCGGGACGCAAGAAATGATGAAGCAATtaattgtatgtacatagtacTTGACCCCGAGGACCTTTACCCCTGGTCCAGTTCCACGCGCTAGCGTCAGAGCAATTGTGAATCGTGAATCCTGGATTATGATAGGACAAGAGAGGTGTTGACGTTGGTAAATTGAGTGGTAGCAACCGTAGGAACAGATATTGCATGGACGAGCGTCCAGGGCTTGTGACAGTCTCGTGTATCTGGACGGTGTCATCGGGCCCCGGTTCTCTTGTTTCGTACTAGCGAGGGAATGGTCATGAGAGTCATGGCATTGGGTTTACTTTGGTGTTTAGAAGTGGGAGTGCATGAGAGTATCTGGACCCATAGTCATATCACTGATTGATGTGAGGCAGGAGCAAGCGACATGACATGGACCACATGGGAAGCACCATTCCCGCTTATATGACCCCATCGTCAGTTCTTCACCGACGAggcctttccctttcccaTTCCTGCTCGTATTCACTAGTTTTGCCTCACTGCAGGCCGACACTCATTTTTCGTTCCTTCCTTGCTAAATAGTTTGGTTCTTTTCATTGTCCCCTTAAAGAGCCCCCCAGCTCTTTCCCGCCCACCATATTGTTGCATTTTGCTATATTTCTGTACTTGACCAATCCTTCGCATCTTGATTTGTGTTCACCAGTATTATCAGCAACTGCATCCAACCATGCGTGTATGTATTGAATATGGCACTGTCCATGGACGCCGTGTTGTCGCAGCAAGCCCTAAAATTGTCAATTGTTACTGGTTCCGATAACAAGATCGACAATCGCCCCAGAGTTCATGCAAAGCTGACCACAGGCTTCGTCTTAGATTCAATCCGCTCTCGTCGCGCTCGCCGCGCCGTTTGTCGCCGCCGTTCCACAGCTAGAGGTCAAAGGCAACGAGTTCTACAACAGTAAGACTGGCGACAGGTTTCAGATCGTAGGTGTCGCTTATCAGCCTGGTGGCAGTGCCGGCTTCAAGTTGGACAGTCCCGACCCTCTCAGCAACCCCGATGCCTGCCTGCGAGATGCTGCCCTCATGCAGGTCATGGGCGTCAATGCTATCCGTGTCTACAACTTAAACCCGAACAAGAATCACGACCTGTGTGCTAGTATCTTCAATGCTGTGAGTTACCACGTTAGCCGTGGGATTTCGTTGGTTGGCTGACGACGCCACCATAGGCTGGCATGTACATGATTCTCGACGTCAACTCTCCTCTTGTTGGTCAGGCCCTGGACTCTGGTAAGCCCTGGGAAACTTACTATTCCGCCTATCTCAATCACACATTTGCAGTGGTCGAAGCCTTCGCCAACTATCCCAACACCCTGCTTTTCTTCTCTGGCAATGAAGTGATCAACAACATTGAGTCAGCCAAGTACGTTCCACAGTATCTTCGTGCCGTCACACGCGACTTGAAGAACTACATCAAGAAGAACCTCAAGCGCCAAATTCCGGTTGGTTACTCTGCTGCTGATGTTCGCGATGTCCTTTGGGATACCTGGAACTACATGCAATGCAGCACCGATGGCAAGTCAGACGACATGACGCGTGCCGACGTTTTCGCTCTGAACTCCTACAGCTGGTGCAGCATCAAGGCTACCTATGAAAGCTCTACATTCGACAAGCTGACCGAAGGCTTCGCCAAGTCTTCCGTCCCGGTGTTTTTCAGCGAGTATGGTTGTATTGAGCCCCCTACCCGTCACTGGAATGAGACTCGCGCCATGTACAGCGACAAAATGGCACCCACGTTCTCTGGCGGTGTTGTCTACGAGTGGACATTGGAGTCAAACAATTACGGTCTTGTCTCGATCAATGGAACCACTCTCAACATCTTGGGCGACTACAACCGTCTCAAGGCGGCATGGGCTACAATTGACTGGAAATCCGTTCAGACGCAgaaggctgccaagaaggataTTACTCCTCCCACGTGCGCCAAATCGCTTCTTACCAAGAATGGCTTTGATTCCAACTTCACCGCTCCGGTCCCACCTCCGGGCGCTCAGCAGTACATCGACAACGGCATCAGCCCGAAGCCCAGTGGTAAGATCGTCAAGATCTCCGACTTCAACGTCAAGATGACTGTCAAGGATTCCGAGGGCAAGGAAATCACGGGCTTGAAGGTCGTTCCCGTACCTGATGACCAGTTCAACATGGCTGGCAGCAACAAGGCTGAAACTGGCAGCATTGATGCGACCAGTAACAATACCGGCAGCTCTACCGGTGACAAGAAAGACAGCAGTGCTGTTCTCCATACCCCGATGATGTTGGCTGCTGTGGTGCCGCTGATTGCAATGTTGTTTGTGTGATTCACAGCAGTCTAGACGCATATAGACCAGCGAAGGTGTATATAGAAATGTGGGAATTGGCGGAAAGCACCAGGTTATATCCTCTTTGCATTCTGTATACATATTGTTTGTTGTCCCAGTAACTCCTATGATTGCACCATATACTTAGCTTGCAGTCCGTTGCAAATAGTACATCACTCTGACATCATGCTGTAAATTCGCCTTGTACTTCCGTTTCTCAACACCAATTACTTTTCCTGTGtttccttgttcttctcatCCTTCTCTCCAACCTCTTTGGCCTCCTTGTGAGTCTCATCCGTCCCGACATGCCCATACAGGGGCCGCTGATATCCGTCGTCCTCGAGGGACATGTCTCGCGAGTAAGGAGTAGTGCACGCAGAGCCCGTATCGCAAGGCACACAAAATTCGTGGGTGCCAAAATCGGGGGCGCGGCAACAAGAAATGCAGCAAGAAGACATGGCTTGTCCGTGTAGGGCTGCCCCGGGTGGTGGTATTCGTGTTGATGTGAAGCAAGTAGGTTTGTGTGTGTTGTATGTGTAAGCGATATCCGATCAGGTTTTTCAGCTTTCAGCTTCAAGATTAGAAATTTTTCATGAAATTGGGAgatttgattttttttctttctttcccaCTCCCTCTCGCCTTTCTCATCATATATATAAGtgcggaaaaaaaaaaggttcaCTGGGAGGGCTGGTCCCCAGCCCAAAGTGAAATATACGCGTCAACCACACACACCCTGCGAACATAcacgcacgcacacacacacacacacaaaaaaaaaaagaaccgGCCCGGTTTCCCACGTATCACTCCGTACTAAACATTCACAGGCAAGCGGGCAAACAAGACGTCAGTCACGTAGGCGGCCCCCGCTTGGCTCACTCCCTCGTGACAAAAGGGACGGCGGGCAGCCTCGCACCTTCCGCGACATCATGCCGCCAAGAGAAACCGGCGGCGTTGCGGGAAGGGAATCGAAGCTGTGTCTGTGTTTTTTGCCGCGGGGGAAGGGCGAGGGGGACGCCTGAGAGGGGGGCATGGGCGCAGCAGAATGAAACGAGGGTCGGGCGAAGCGTGTTGAAGAGAGGAAAAATGTAGTAGAAGTTGACATGTCATGTTTTGCGAAAAGCGTACAGGATGGAGAAGGCTGttgtttttttcctttccgGGAGGGGGTTTGTTAATGTACGCACGGAAGCCAGTACTGGGATTATGTTGGGGAgaagaaagggggggggcGGATAGGGTGTTTGCATGTAAAAAGATCTGGTTGCTTTAATTTTTTGTGGTGTTTGTggatatttttcttttcttttcggcAAGACATGCACGTAGCCGTTCAACATATGCATCATGTTTGTGGCAAGAAGTGGCGGCGGGAGCGGCGGGAGAGGCGACGAAGATGTCATGCATTCATTTGCAGGGGTGATACATCTTCAACtggcgtacggagtattgtacTGCATGGTCCGCGTTCGATAACGGACCACTGGCATTGTTTGGGATAGGATTGGATTCGGGGCAATAAGCAATGCTTTTTGTTCTGGGATCTTGCAATCCAATCATATCTGTACGTGCACGTGTGGCAATGGAAGTCACACAGCTACTAGGTATACTACATGACAAGGCAGCAAGCACGATATGTAAGTGCATGGTTTTGATTATCGTTTGTTTTGAGCCGTCCCCTTGTCCGTCTCGTAGCCCATACATGCCCCTTGCCGTCTGTCCAGGCAGCGGTCAAGGCCTAATATTGAATAGCTCAGATGTTTCCGTAGTCTAGCTTGCAAAATACAACAACACGAGGTACCAATTAGCGTTACCATCTATGATCTTCCCTTTCGCTGCACACCCCATGCCCGCACATAATCTCCAATCACCACCCCTATGCTTcatatatcttatttatcTTTCGTGAATTACGTATTCAACCCCTGAATTCTTCGGCCTTGCTTTCCTCCCACTTGCCGGGGATGAGAGCCAGCGGCACGATACCGGAAACGTGCATCTCAGGGCCGAAGATCTTGGCGTTGAGGCCCAGCTCCTGAGTGGCGGCCTTCATATTCTTGAGACCTTCCTGGTAGTTGGGTCCGGCACGACGGACCCAGATCTGGACGTCGTGCTCGTTCAGCTGGGTAGCGTAGTCACGCAGAGCCCGGATGACACCTTTGAAGGTGCTGGCAACGTTGGTAAAGTTGGCAATGCCACCTCCAATGAAGAggactttgcccttgtcGGACATGGGAGCGCGGAGCATCAGGTCCAGGACTGTGCGGGCATAGTGGTAAGTCTGAGACTCAGTGGGAGCACCAGAGTATTCACCATAGTTGGCCAGCTCGTCAGCGAAGCCAGCAGAGGCGATGGCATCGGCGTAGACGACAGaggcaccaccaccagcaaccaGGGTCCAGATACGGCCGCTGGGGTTGAGGACAGTAAGCTTGAGAGAGGCACCCGTCTTGGCGTCCATCTCAGCAATATAAgcctcctccttggtcagCTCACGACCGAACGGAGCAGGGAACTCGATGGGAGGACCAGCATCAATGTTGACCTTTTCGCCGTTGGCGGGAGCAACGTTGGTAAGACCAAGGGCAGCAGGAGAGCGAGCAATAGCCCACTTGACACCACACTCAAAGTCGGCAGTCTGGTCCAACTTGGCAGCCAAATCGAGGAAGTGGACAACAGCAGAAGTCTTGTCCTCGTTGGGAATCACAACCAAGGGGTTGATTTCGAGGTATGTGAACTGGCAGTCAACGTACACAGCGTACAGTCGGCTGATAAAATCAACAAGGACATTGTGGACGCCTTTAGGAACCTGCTCGAGGAGGGCTTTGGCAATTTCCTCATTTGAAGGGAACTCTGCAAGATCGACCGGAATCAACAGGCTCTTGGCTTTTTCATCGACGTTGccaacatcaacaccaccctCGTGGGTGAAGAGAATCCAGTCACCCTAGAGAGGCAATCAAAAAGTTAGCATCTAACATGCCTAAAACGGAAATAGGAAAGAAATAGTCCAATAGAGATATGTGCTCAAGCTAGGAACGCTGTAGAGTCCATTGTGGGCATTGAGGACCGCAGGGGTTAGGATTTGTAAAGGTAACCGTGGACCCTCTCTGTCGTGACATCCGTTCGCCCGTCCGCCCTGGAGATGGGTAGTGAGCGACCG is part of the Metarhizium brunneum chromosome 4, complete sequence genome and harbors:
- the gel2 gene encoding 1,3-beta-glucanosyltransferase gel2; translation: MRIQSALVALAAPFVAAVPQLEVKGNEFYNSKTGDRFQIVGVAYQPGGSAGFKLDSPDPLSNPDACLRDAALMQVMGVNAIRVYNLNPNKNHDLCASIFNAAGMYMILDVNSPLVGQALDSGKPWETYYSAYLNHTFAVVEAFANYPNTLLFFSGNEVINNIESAKYVPQYLRAVTRDLKNYIKKNLKRQIPVGYSAADVRDVLWDTWNYMQCSTDGKSDDMTRADVFALNSYSWCSIKATYESSTFDKLTEGFAKSSVPVFFSEYGCIEPPTRHWNETRAMYSDKMAPTFSGGVVYEWTLESNNYGLVSINGTTLNILGDYNRLKAAWATIDWKSVQTQKAAKKDITPPTCAKSLLTKNGFDSNFTAPVPPPGAQQYIDNGISPKPSGKIVKISDFNVKMTVKDSEGKEITGLKVVPVPDDQFNMAGSNKAETGSIDATSNNTGSSTGDKKDSSAVLHTPMMLAAVVPLIAMLFV
- the GUK1 gene encoding Guanylate kinase, with product MATPPLDRRPIIISGPSGVGKGTLYNRLFAQHPDTFCLSVSHTTRTPRPGEANGVDYHYVSMGDFEDLIAKDGFVEHAQFGGNRYGTSKMTIEDQTKKGKVVLLDIEMEGVKQIKQSSIAARYIFIAPPSLETLEARLRGRGTENEASIQKRLNQANNELEFSKTPGVHDKIIINDDLDKAYNELEEYIYQSSD
- the rec14 gene encoding Meiotic recombination protein rec14, yielding MTDVKSILLHPTQDHGTPSVVVTRSKQYLTTHTVDDAHITDIFSIATTPKAVLSAGGSSTLHVHDTTDPSFPLKQSIPNAHKLGCHHISASRNGKVAASVGFGGEVKLWALNQDTGEWSNSGEITGPAVKPGEVWAVALSEDGSYLASTTNDGRINVWDITDEKNAKIMEYETGSAGSGSFGMSVDLSRDGKYTASGHQNGAVYIFNNDTGRILYSLSGLSKPVRAVAFSPASSRLAAAGDAGIIALYDMKHGEHVGNLTGHSSWITTIDWSDTGEFLLSGSMDGKVKVWSIERSACVATHSETDKALWTARWLPKTGKSEMFCTAGANRSLSFYREATGA
- a CDS encoding mitochondrial 54S ribosomal protein bL32m gives rise to the protein MAAATVSMLSRLPFPTVASAPRWATFYTRFFNPRLFPTLSVAVPGVSLNIPTLLGDIWESVLRAVPKNKVSHSRKRHRQMAGKALKDVNSLCKCPGCGETKRTHRLCQRCLEDMRRIWRDDYPTNKPF
- the spn2 gene encoding Septin spn2, producing MAAANTIFPKSHVGFDSITSQIEKKLLKRGFQFNVICVGQTGLGKSTLINTIFASHLIDSKGRLQPDETIRSTTEIQSVSHIIEENGVRLRLNIVDTPGYGDLVNNDRCWDPIVKYIKDQHSAYLRKELTAQRERYIQDTRIHCCLFFIQPSGHSLKPIDIVVLKKLSDVVNVVPVIAKADTLTVEERQAFKERIKEEFSFHNLKMYPYDNEEFDDEERSLNGQIKGLVPFAVVGSEKSIMIDGKQVRGRQNRWGVINVEDENHCEFVYLRNFLLRTHLQDLIETTSQIHYETFRAKQLLALKESSAHGGGASSRPISPAADRELSRSSQRMAMNGY